The Candidatus Cloacimonadota bacterium genome includes a window with the following:
- the scpA gene encoding methylmalonyl-CoA mutase has translation MKPDFTKLNPDFAAERKGQFESAKAWRTNEQIDVKPLYTDEDLRDLQHLDYLSGIAPYLRGPYPTMYVQRPWTIRQYAGFSTAEESNAFYRRNLAMGQKGLSIAFDLATHRGYDSDHPRVIGDVGKAGVAVDSILDMKILFDQIPLDKMSVSMTMNGAVIPIMAFYILAAEEQGVKPELLNGTIQNDILKEYMVRNTYIYPPEASMRIIADIFRYTSKNMPKFNSISISGYHMHEAGATADLEMAYTLADGLEYVRTAVNAGLDIDLIAPRLSFFWAQGMNYFMEVAKMRAARVLWAKIIKGFNPKNPKSMALRTHSQTSGWSLTEQDPYNNVTRTCIEALAATMGHTQSLHTNSLDEAIALPTDFSARIARNTQLFLQHEAGVTRVIDPWAGSYYLENLTDAIMKRAWDHITEVEELGGMAKAIENGLPKLRIEEAAARRQAHIDSGEDTIVGVNKYRLEKEDPMEILEVDNSAVREAQIARLNKLRAERDEAKTQKSLEALSHAAESGEGNLLELAINAARDRASLGEISDAMEKAFGRHQASIKLINNVYSSEYAKMDEIEKVRALTDEFADREGRRPRILVAKMGQDGHDRGAKVVATAFADMGFDVDMGPLFQTPEETARQAIENDVHIVGMSSLAAGHKTLLPQLVAELAAQGREDILIVVGGVIPPQDYEFLLQSGATAIFGPGTKLPQAAIVLLEKMLGD, from the coding sequence ATGAAACCAGATTTCACCAAACTGAATCCCGATTTTGCCGCCGAGCGCAAAGGACAGTTCGAGTCCGCTAAAGCCTGGCGCACCAATGAACAAATCGACGTCAAACCACTTTACACAGATGAAGACCTGCGCGACCTGCAGCATCTGGACTACCTCAGCGGCATCGCGCCCTACCTGCGCGGACCCTATCCAACCATGTATGTACAGCGGCCTTGGACCATCCGCCAATACGCTGGATTTTCCACCGCCGAGGAATCCAACGCCTTCTACCGCCGCAACTTGGCAATGGGTCAAAAAGGACTTTCCATCGCCTTCGATTTGGCAACCCATCGCGGTTATGATTCCGACCACCCCAGAGTGATTGGAGACGTTGGCAAAGCCGGCGTGGCTGTGGACAGCATCCTGGACATGAAAATCCTGTTCGACCAGATTCCGCTGGACAAGATGAGCGTTTCCATGACCATGAACGGCGCCGTCATCCCCATCATGGCGTTCTATATCCTTGCCGCGGAAGAACAAGGCGTGAAGCCGGAACTTCTGAACGGCACCATCCAAAACGACATTCTGAAAGAATACATGGTGCGCAACACCTACATCTATCCGCCGGAAGCCTCCATGCGCATCATCGCTGATATTTTTCGCTACACTTCCAAAAACATGCCCAAATTCAACAGCATCAGCATTTCCGGCTACCACATGCACGAAGCCGGCGCCACTGCCGACCTCGAAATGGCTTACACCCTTGCCGACGGCCTGGAATACGTGCGCACTGCTGTGAACGCCGGTTTGGACATCGATCTCATCGCTCCCCGCCTGTCCTTTTTCTGGGCGCAGGGGATGAACTATTTCATGGAAGTGGCAAAAATGCGCGCCGCGCGTGTACTTTGGGCAAAAATCATCAAAGGATTCAACCCCAAAAACCCCAAAAGCATGGCGCTGCGCACCCACTCGCAAACCTCAGGCTGGAGCCTCACGGAGCAGGACCCCTACAACAATGTGACCCGAACCTGCATCGAAGCTCTGGCTGCCACGATGGGACACACCCAAAGCCTGCACACGAACTCTCTGGACGAGGCCATCGCCCTGCCCACAGATTTCAGCGCCCGCATCGCCCGCAACACCCAGCTCTTTTTGCAGCATGAAGCCGGCGTGACCCGTGTAATCGATCCCTGGGCTGGTTCCTACTATCTGGAAAACCTCACCGATGCCATCATGAAACGCGCTTGGGATCACATCACCGAGGTTGAAGAATTGGGCGGCATGGCAAAAGCCATCGAAAACGGATTGCCCAAGCTCAGAATCGAGGAAGCTGCCGCCAGAAGGCAGGCTCACATTGACTCTGGTGAAGACACCATCGTGGGTGTGAATAAATATCGCCTGGAAAAAGAAGACCCCATGGAGATTTTGGAAGTGGACAACAGCGCCGTGCGTGAAGCGCAGATTGCGCGTCTGAACAAGCTTCGCGCCGAACGCGACGAAGCCAAAACCCAAAAAAGCTTGGAAGCGCTCAGTCACGCGGCGGAAAGTGGCGAAGGAAACCTGTTGGAACTTGCCATCAACGCCGCTCGCGACAGGGCTTCTCTGGGCGAAATTTCCGATGCCATGGAAAAAGCCTTCGGACGCCACCAGGCTTCCATCAAACTTATCAACAACGTTTACAGCAGCGAGTATGCCAAAATGGATGAAATTGAAAAAGTCCGCGCTTTAACCGACGAATTTGCCGACCGCGAAGGCCGCCGACCCCGCATTCTTGTGGCAAAAATGGGTCAGGACGGTCACGACCGCGGCGCCAAGGTCGTCGCCACAGCTTTTGCCGATATGGGCTTCGACGTCGATATGGGCCCGCTCTTCCAAACCCCGGAAGAGACAGCGCGCCAAGCCATTGAAAACGACGTCCACATCGTCGGCATGAGTTCCCTCGCCGCAGGCCACAAAACGCTTTTACCGCAATTGGTGGCAGAGCTTGCCGCGCAGGGACGTGAAGATATTCTCATCGTGGTAGGTGGCGTGATTCCGCCCCAGGACTATGAATTCCTGCTGCAAAGCGGCGCCACAGCCATTTTTGGCCCGGGAACAAAACTTCCCCAGGCTGCCATTGTGCTCTTGGAAAAAATGCTTGGGGATTGA
- a CDS encoding methylmalonyl-CoA mutase: MNLKKQLNLRDEFPAPSWEEWKQKATEALKGADFDKVMYTRTHEGITLKPIYRAEDLEGLPFVGALPGDLPFQRGNSAQADGSWEVAQAQSEAEPAALNKQILAELQRGLTMVNLVLARDDAPHGIVFKNAADFQTALAGVDLKAAPLMAQLDLDAPDLFAWLQQQNSETKTLTGSLAFDPIAEYARKGFLNLSWDSAWESLENAVKTRIDQAPKLRAISLDGTVYEAAGASSAQELGFVLASAIEYLRRFTEKGMDINQISPLFQARLSLGSNFFMEIAKIRAFRMLWSEIIKAFGGDYDARKIWIHGKTGQVNKSRYDLYVNLLRASTEGFSAVIGGVDSLEIDRFDAVVNPQADEFSKRLARNQQLILGEEAHFSKVADPAGGCYYIENLTAELAAQAWKLMQEIEAEGGMLNCLESGKIHELIASVANARLDSVHKRRDVFVGINMYADPNDEPRPAVQNTINDAKAVAKLAPGALPKLRAVQLLEDFRAQVQKADPEVFLLTMGSVADYKARADFSAGFFQVGGFKTITGTGYTDIDSAIEAAKNHQAICICSTDDKYPELIPALCEGLKGKTLILAGYPKDMVDSYKQDGIELFIHVRANVLDTLKELAAKMEVAP; the protein is encoded by the coding sequence GTGAACTTAAAAAAGCAGCTTAATCTGCGAGACGAATTCCCCGCCCCAAGTTGGGAGGAATGGAAGCAAAAAGCCACCGAAGCCCTCAAGGGAGCGGATTTCGACAAAGTGATGTACACTCGCACCCATGAAGGCATCACCCTCAAACCCATCTACCGTGCGGAAGACCTTGAAGGTCTGCCCTTTGTGGGCGCTCTGCCCGGAGACCTTCCTTTCCAGCGCGGAAACTCTGCCCAAGCGGATGGAAGCTGGGAAGTTGCCCAAGCCCAAAGCGAGGCCGAACCCGCCGCTCTGAACAAGCAGATTCTTGCCGAATTGCAGCGTGGTCTCACCATGGTGAACCTCGTTTTGGCGCGTGATGACGCCCCCCATGGCATTGTTTTCAAAAACGCCGCTGATTTCCAAACCGCGCTTGCGGGCGTGGACCTGAAAGCCGCTCCGCTCATGGCGCAGCTTGACCTCGACGCTCCCGACCTTTTTGCCTGGCTTCAACAGCAGAATAGTGAAACCAAAACCCTCACCGGCAGCCTGGCTTTTGACCCCATCGCGGAATATGCCCGCAAAGGCTTTTTGAACCTTTCCTGGGATTCCGCCTGGGAAAGCTTGGAAAATGCCGTGAAAACCAGAATCGACCAAGCTCCCAAGCTGCGCGCCATCTCACTGGACGGCACGGTTTATGAAGCCGCCGGCGCCTCATCCGCGCAGGAACTCGGCTTTGTTTTGGCTTCCGCCATCGAATACCTGCGCCGTTTTACAGAAAAAGGCATGGATATAAACCAGATTTCACCGCTGTTCCAAGCCCGCCTTTCCCTGGGTTCGAATTTCTTTATGGAAATTGCCAAAATCCGCGCCTTCAGAATGCTGTGGAGCGAAATCATCAAAGCTTTCGGCGGAGATTACGATGCCCGTAAAATCTGGATTCATGGCAAAACCGGCCAGGTCAACAAAAGCCGTTATGACCTCTATGTGAACCTCTTACGCGCCTCCACAGAAGGTTTTTCCGCTGTGATTGGCGGCGTGGATAGCCTCGAAATCGACCGCTTCGATGCCGTTGTAAATCCCCAAGCCGATGAATTTTCCAAGAGACTGGCTCGCAACCAACAGCTCATCCTGGGCGAGGAAGCCCATTTCAGCAAGGTTGCCGACCCCGCTGGCGGCTGCTATTACATCGAAAATCTCACCGCCGAACTTGCCGCTCAAGCCTGGAAACTGATGCAGGAAATTGAAGCGGAAGGCGGAATGCTGAACTGCCTGGAAAGCGGAAAGATACATGAACTGATTGCCTCCGTTGCCAACGCCAGACTGGATTCTGTCCACAAACGCCGCGACGTCTTTGTGGGCATAAATATGTATGCCGACCCCAATGACGAGCCTCGTCCCGCGGTTCAAAACACCATCAACGACGCCAAAGCCGTGGCGAAACTCGCCCCGGGCGCCCTGCCCAAACTCAGAGCTGTGCAGCTTTTGGAGGATTTCCGAGCTCAGGTGCAAAAAGCCGACCCGGAGGTTTTCCTGCTCACCATGGGCAGCGTGGCAGACTATAAAGCCCGTGCCGATTTCTCCGCCGGATTTTTTCAGGTGGGAGGTTTCAAAACCATCACCGGCACCGGCTATACGGACATCGATTCCGCCATTGAAGCCGCGAAAAACCACCAAGCCATCTGCATCTGCAGCACGGACGATAAATATCCAGAATTAATCCCCGCTCTCTGCGAAGGTCTGAAAGGAAAAACCCTCATCCTGGCAGGGTATCCCAAAGACATGGTTGATTCCTACAAACAAGACGGCATCGAGCTTTTCATCCATGTGCGTGCCAACGTTTTGGATACCCTCAAAGAGCTTGCCGCGAAAATGGAGGTGGCGCCATGA
- a CDS encoding FAD-dependent oxidoreductase, whose protein sequence is MENKRIERHPILPVLEREDILFTFNGMPLQAKKGEMISSALIANGINVFGHHHKDGSAQGIFCANGQCAKCTVIVDGIAIKSCMTEVTPGMEVHSAEGLPELPEDGENPKRDAIEELETEVLIIGGGPSGLAAAIELGKRGIDTLLIDDKHALGGKLVLQTHKFFGSQEDSHAGVRGHDIGKLLAAEVATHASVDVWLNSTALFVFSDKKVGILKDGVYKIVTPKRILNSAGAREKFLRFSGNHLARIYGAGAFQTLVNRDLVRPTRRLFIIGGGNVGLIAGYHALQAGIEVVGLAEALPRCGGYKVHADKLARLGVPIYTSHSILSANGNETVESVTITQIDDKFQPIPGTEKSFDCDTVLIAVGLDSLSEFTQQAQDAGIPVYAAGDALEIAEASSAMFNGKIAGLNIARECGHPEVGEVPQDWLAKAKVLKSHPGAIKGYQDNTLEEGVFPVIHCLQEIPCNPCTTVCPTNSIHTEDGSLMALPLYDGSCIGCGKCVLICPGLAITLVDYRKDAENPTVTMPYEVFNIPRKVGDALDLVDIDGNELGSFPAVSVVEMKERQTQLVRVQVPRSIAKKVASFRIQPEEVGRPLPKPIINEKLADDAMICLCEKVSVGEVRRLIRSGITNLNQIKAITRAGMGPCGAKSCETLIKGLLREEGIPVEQVVPNTKRPIFVEVALDKFPQGGSDE, encoded by the coding sequence ATGGAAAACAAGCGAATAGAGAGGCATCCAATCCTTCCCGTTTTGGAGCGAGAAGATATCCTCTTCACTTTCAACGGCATGCCGCTACAGGCAAAAAAGGGTGAGATGATTTCCTCCGCCCTGATTGCCAATGGCATCAACGTTTTTGGACATCACCATAAAGACGGCAGCGCTCAAGGAATCTTTTGCGCCAACGGTCAATGTGCCAAATGCACCGTTATCGTGGATGGAATTGCCATAAAATCCTGCATGACAGAAGTGACGCCAGGCATGGAAGTGCATTCGGCGGAAGGACTTCCGGAATTGCCCGAAGATGGTGAAAACCCCAAAAGGGATGCCATCGAAGAATTGGAAACCGAGGTGCTCATCATCGGCGGTGGACCTTCAGGTTTGGCAGCCGCGATTGAATTGGGAAAACGTGGCATCGACACTTTGCTCATCGACGACAAACACGCTTTGGGCGGAAAATTGGTGTTGCAAACCCACAAGTTTTTTGGCAGTCAGGAAGACAGCCACGCTGGAGTCCGCGGACACGACATTGGAAAACTTTTGGCAGCGGAAGTTGCCACCCACGCTTCTGTGGATGTGTGGTTGAACAGCACAGCGCTATTTGTTTTCAGCGACAAAAAGGTCGGCATTTTGAAGGATGGGGTCTATAAAATAGTGACCCCAAAACGCATCCTGAACTCCGCCGGCGCCAGAGAAAAGTTTTTGCGGTTCAGCGGAAACCATCTGGCCCGGATTTACGGTGCGGGAGCCTTCCAAACCTTGGTGAATCGTGACCTCGTTCGCCCCACCCGCCGTCTTTTCATCATCGGCGGCGGAAATGTTGGCCTCATCGCGGGTTACCACGCTCTGCAAGCTGGAATTGAGGTGGTTGGATTGGCTGAAGCCCTGCCCCGCTGCGGTGGCTACAAGGTTCACGCGGACAAACTTGCCCGCCTGGGCGTACCCATCTATACCTCCCACAGCATTTTGAGCGCGAATGGAAACGAAACCGTGGAAAGCGTCACCATCACCCAGATTGATGATAAATTCCAGCCCATTCCCGGCACGGAAAAGAGTTTTGATTGCGACACGGTGCTCATCGCGGTGGGCTTGGATTCCCTGTCCGAATTCACCCAGCAGGCGCAGGATGCGGGAATTCCAGTTTACGCCGCTGGTGACGCGTTGGAAATCGCGGAAGCCTCCTCCGCCATGTTCAACGGAAAAATAGCCGGATTGAACATCGCTCGCGAATGCGGTCATCCGGAAGTGGGCGAAGTTCCTCAGGATTGGCTTGCCAAAGCCAAGGTTCTCAAATCCCATCCCGGAGCCATCAAAGGCTATCAGGACAACACTTTGGAAGAAGGCGTTTTCCCAGTGATTCACTGCCTGCAAGAAATTCCCTGCAACCCTTGCACCACGGTTTGCCCCACAAATTCCATCCACACCGAAGATGGCAGCCTGATGGCTTTGCCGCTCTATGATGGAAGCTGCATTGGCTGTGGAAAATGCGTTCTCATCTGCCCCGGTTTGGCGATCACCTTGGTGGACTATCGCAAGGACGCTGAAAACCCCACCGTCACAATGCCTTACGAGGTTTTCAACATCCCCCGCAAGGTGGGTGACGCCCTGGATTTGGTCGATATCGATGGCAATGAACTGGGCAGTTTTCCCGCCGTTTCGGTTGTGGAAATGAAGGAACGCCAAACTCAATTGGTGCGCGTGCAGGTACCCCGTTCCATCGCCAAAAAAGTTGCCTCCTTCAGGATACAGCCTGAAGAAGTGGGACGGCCTCTGCCCAAACCGATAATAAATGAAAAACTTGCCGACGACGCTATGATTTGCCTCTGTGAAAAAGTGAGCGTGGGCGAAGTTCGGCGCCTCATCCGCTCCGGCATCACAAACCTGAACCAAATCAAAGCCATCACCCGCGCGGGCATGGGTCCCTGCGGCGCAAAAAGCTGTGAAACCCTGATTAAGGGCCTGCTGCGAGAAGAAGGCATCCCGGTGGAGCAGGTGGTGCCAAACACCAAACGTCCGATTTTTGTGGAAGTTGCCTTGGATAAATTTCCCCAGGGAGGTTCCGATGAGTAA
- a CDS encoding phosphoglycerate kinase — MTKVPSFLDADLKGKVVLMRVDHNVVKKGKIKDPMRIESTIPTILHVYKKGGLPILMTHVGRPYDKKTGEISISDDNSVRPIVDYLQEKLQLKGIIPACAASGPEGITDLNPIASAVQEMKAGKVDFVYLPNTRWFKGEESKNEASDLLAQGLAANADLFINDAFGSWQPHASTFNITKFLPSYAGLLMQKEIDNLSKVFEPKRPLVSVVAGSKFDTKMGPLSSLIKISDKLVLGGVLYNAYLAVKYNLSIEGLDQSDLDLAAQFLKDIEPYKDRIVELPWIIESDSFENAENHRAHRVADLKPGTKLNYVLDIDPRSFEDEAVKQVFASAATIFVNAVMGYTTLFQEGTKAFNSLLDASSQAQKLIGGGDTIQDFRELLPGVFAKAKNDPKYYFFTGGGAILDSIVQGSPYGMKPVQALIKE; from the coding sequence ATGACTAAAGTCCCCAGTTTTCTGGATGCTGACCTGAAGGGAAAAGTGGTGCTCATGCGGGTTGACCACAATGTGGTAAAAAAAGGAAAGATTAAAGACCCCATGCGCATCGAATCCACCATTCCCACTATTTTGCACGTCTATAAAAAGGGCGGACTGCCCATCTTGATGACCCACGTGGGCAGACCTTACGACAAAAAAACCGGAGAAATCTCCATCTCCGACGACAATTCCGTGCGTCCCATTGTGGATTATCTGCAGGAAAAACTGCAATTGAAAGGCATCATTCCAGCTTGCGCCGCCTCCGGCCCCGAAGGCATCACGGATTTGAATCCCATCGCCTCCGCGGTTCAGGAAATGAAGGCTGGCAAGGTGGATTTTGTGTATCTGCCAAACACGCGCTGGTTCAAGGGTGAGGAAAGCAAAAACGAAGCCTCCGACCTTCTGGCTCAGGGGCTGGCAGCCAATGCCGATCTTTTCATCAACGACGCTTTCGGTTCATGGCAGCCTCACGCTTCCACTTTCAACATCACCAAATTTCTGCCCTCCTACGCGGGGCTTTTGATGCAAAAAGAAATTGACAACCTCAGCAAGGTGTTCGAACCCAAGCGTCCCCTGGTTTCCGTGGTGGCAGGCTCGAAATTCGATACCAAGATGGGGCCGCTCTCCTCGCTCATCAAAATCAGCGACAAACTGGTTTTGGGTGGGGTTCTTTACAACGCCTATCTCGCCGTGAAATACAATCTCAGCATCGAAGGCTTGGACCAAAGCGACCTCGACCTCGCAGCCCAGTTCCTCAAAGACATCGAACCCTATAAAGACAGGATTGTGGAACTGCCCTGGATTATCGAATCCGACAGCTTTGAAAATGCCGAAAACCATCGCGCTCATCGGGTTGCGGATTTGAAACCTGGAACAAAGCTGAATTATGTTTTGGACATTGACCCCCGTTCTTTTGAAGATGAAGCTGTGAAGCAGGTTTTCGCTTCCGCTGCCACCATTTTCGTGAACGCCGTGATGGGCTACACCACTCTTTTCCAGGAAGGCACGAAAGCCTTTAACAGCCTTTTGGACGCCAGCAGCCAAGCTCAAAAACTCATCGGCGGCGGCGACACCATCCAGGATTTCCGCGAACTCTTGCCCGGAGTTTTCGCCAAGGCAAAGAACGACCCAAAATACTACTTTTTCACCGGTGGCGGAGCCATTTTGGATTCCATCGTACAAGGCTCGCCCTACGGCATGAAGCCTGTGCAGGCGCTCATCAAGGAATAA
- a CDS encoding thermonuclease family protein encodes MKKEYIVGIVLFLLLVLYSIFSPSGDQLKGRVVKVQDGDTITLLVGSTQHKIRLQGIDCPEKGQPFGTVSTKFTSDSVFGKTVTVEWEEKDRYGRVLGDVIYDGKKSLSEELVKAGLAWHYKQYSKDPVLAALEIKARTTKKGLWADKNPIPPWEWRKQKRKKP; translated from the coding sequence ATGAAAAAAGAATATATTGTTGGCATTGTTTTGTTTTTGCTTTTGGTGCTCTATTCCATTTTCAGTCCTTCCGGAGACCAACTGAAAGGAAGGGTGGTCAAAGTCCAGGATGGAGACACCATCACCCTTTTGGTGGGAAGCACCCAACACAAAATCCGCCTGCAGGGCATAGATTGCCCCGAAAAAGGCCAGCCTTTTGGAACCGTTTCCACCAAATTCACTTCCGACAGTGTTTTTGGCAAAACCGTCACCGTGGAATGGGAGGAAAAAGACCGCTACGGACGGGTTTTGGGCGATGTGATTTATGATGGCAAGAAAAGCTTGTCTGAAGAATTGGTGAAAGCAGGGCTGGCATGGCACTACAAACAATATAGCAAAGATCCGGTTCTGGCAGCCTTGGAAATCAAGGCCAGAACCACCAAAAAAGGGCTTTGGGCAGACAAAAATCCCATCCCTCCCTGGGAGTGGCGCAAGCAAAAACGAAAAAAACCTTGA
- the meaB gene encoding methylmalonyl Co-A mutase-associated GTPase MeaB — MDEKHRKPEWVPRDAGKEFATRVLSAGTAPGENAVNNASQPRRARFSAAEIAKGVTQGNRAFLARAITLIESNSPRHFEDGQELVRLLLPASGNSVRIGITGTPGAGKSTFIESFGIWLIERGHKVAVLAIDPSSSLSRGSILGDKTRMEKLGRHPNSFIRPSPSGGALGGVARKTRESMIACEAAGYDVILIETVGVGQSETTVRSMVDFFLLMQISGAGDELQGIKKGIMELADLIAVNKADGDNILPAQQAAGELNNALHYLRPATPGWTTRALTCSALENLGLDKIWDAVQGFLEHGKNTGIFAERRQDQVLQWFESLLTEAVLNRFNSDPRVKSQLPGLRDRVQKGELPVLLAVKTLLDEI, encoded by the coding sequence ATGGACGAAAAACACCGCAAACCAGAATGGGTGCCGCGTGACGCCGGCAAGGAATTTGCCACGCGTGTGCTTTCAGCAGGGACAGCCCCCGGCGAAAACGCTGTAAATAATGCCAGTCAGCCTCGCCGCGCCAGGTTTTCCGCCGCTGAAATCGCCAAAGGCGTGACCCAGGGCAACCGAGCCTTTTTGGCACGCGCCATCACCCTCATCGAAAGCAATTCCCCGCGCCATTTTGAAGACGGGCAGGAACTGGTTCGCCTGCTCCTGCCCGCTTCCGGAAATTCCGTGCGCATCGGCATCACGGGCACACCCGGCGCTGGAAAAAGCACCTTCATCGAAAGCTTCGGAATTTGGCTCATCGAGCGTGGTCACAAGGTCGCCGTTTTGGCAATCGACCCCAGCAGCAGCCTTTCCCGGGGCAGCATTTTGGGCGATAAAACCCGCATGGAAAAGCTGGGCAGACATCCCAACAGCTTCATCCGGCCTTCTCCCAGCGGAGGCGCTTTGGGCGGAGTGGCTCGCAAAACCCGTGAAAGCATGATTGCCTGTGAAGCCGCGGGCTACGACGTTATTCTGATTGAAACCGTGGGCGTGGGCCAATCCGAAACCACGGTGCGCTCCATGGTGGATTTTTTCCTGCTCATGCAGATTTCCGGCGCGGGAGACGAACTCCAGGGCATCAAAAAAGGCATCATGGAACTTGCCGACCTCATCGCGGTCAACAAAGCCGATGGCGACAACATCCTGCCCGCCCAACAGGCTGCGGGGGAGCTGAATAACGCTCTCCATTACCTGCGTCCTGCCACACCGGGCTGGACAACCCGCGCGCTCACTTGCTCCGCGCTGGAAAACCTGGGACTGGATAAAATCTGGGACGCGGTGCAAGGCTTTTTGGAACACGGCAAAAACACCGGCATCTTCGCGGAACGCCGCCAGGACCAGGTTTTGCAGTGGTTTGAATCCCTGCTCACGGAAGCTGTTCTCAACCGCTTCAATTCTGACCCCCGCGTGAAATCTCAGCTTCC